The sequence below is a genomic window from bacterium.
AGTTGGGGTGATCCGGTCGAGGCTGGGGAAATCATTGCCGAGATTCATGGCTCGGATCGGTTGGTCGCAATGGGTATTGCCTCGCGCGCCAGCGAGCAATTGCACATCGATGAGACTGCGAAACCATTAGCCTCTTGGATTATCCAACGGTACCCACAAACACGGGACAAAGCGAGTCGGAAGGGATAGTCGCAACAAAACCTGTTCGTTGAATTGTTCGTTTTCAGAGCTTCCAAAAGAGACGAATTCGTTTCCGTTGCTTTCGAAAGAAAATCACAACGCCTGTGATCTGATGTACAACGCAGAATCACTTGCTTCGGGGCGGAAAGTTATGGAAATTGAGTGAGAATCGAATTATTTCTGTACATTAGGTCAGCTATCGTTTTACAAGGAAGTGCGTGAACATGACACCCGATTTGGAACCACTATCGGAAGCCTATCGCAGCCGTGTTCTGGTTGTCGATGACGACCGGCATATTGCTGAATTCATCAGTATGTTCCTTACTTACAAGGGATATGATGTTAGCGTTGCGTACTCTGGCGTCGAAGCGCTTGCTAAAGCGAAAGAATGGCGTCCACACCTAATGCTGCTGGATATCGTGATGCCAGAAATGGATGGTATGGAAACGCTTCGCCAGCTCCGTGAATTCGACGAAGATGTGTGTGTCATGATGGTAACTGGCGTCGACGATTTAGAAATGGGACGCCGCGCCTTAATGCTCGGAGCCGTCGATTATATCACAAAACCGCTCGACCTCGATTATCTCGAGCAGTCGGTACTTGTGAAAATGAAGGCGTTGCTCAACGATATCTAATGGAGTAGCGTGCTTGCTTGGGCGCATCGTTTAACGGCTTATTGGTTTCGACCGGTACTTGTGATGCCGGTCGCTTCTCCTCAACGAATCTTAGTCATTGCAATCGGTACGACACCCGACGTCATTGCGGCATCAGCGCCGATCCAATATCTCCATCGTCAATTTTCTAATGCGGAAATCACATTAGTTGCTTCACCATCTGTCGCGCCTTTATTTGAACGGTTGCCCGGCGTGGTTGCTGTTTTTCCCGCCGATGGCAATGAAAAGAAATACCGCTTCCAGCCTTCCTCCGCTTTACTCGCAACTCTACATTCGTTTGCGCCGGAATTGGTCGTGTGCGCGACTGAGAATGGCGCAGTACTCACTGACCAAATCGATGCCGCGTGGAAACTTGGTGTAACGACCGAATGGATCGACCGCCAGCAGCGGTCGGGCTATCTGCAACAAGCTTTCGAGCCGGGAACGCCTTGGCACAAATGGTTCTCCGGGTGGGAACCTCGATTCGATGAACCGATGTTTCCGTACCTCCCGGCATCGGAACCGGAACGGGAGTGGGGCGGGGAACAATGGCAATGTTCGCAAGGGAAACGGGTGTTACTGCTGGCGAATGCTACTTGGAAAAAATACCGGTCGTACTGGACGTTGATTGCTGTGCGGCTGCAGGAAGCGGGATATGCGCCATTACTGACGATTGCCCGCAAGGAAGTCGAAGAACTACCCGATGAGAACTATTTTGTTACCGATTTCGACCGCTTCCCCCGTCAGTTATTGGCGATAAGCGCCGCCGCCGATGCGATTATCGTTAGTGCCGATCTTGCGGCTGCCATCGCTGTAGCGAGTGGCGTTCCAACTGCCCGGTTGGGTGTGTCGGAACCGTTATGGCTTAGTGATTCTACTCATCTTCTGGCATGGCACAACGACCCGGAATTCGATATTTCCGAAACCCTCCATTATCTCGAAGTCCTTTTTTCCCCTCAAGTAATCGAACCGGAAAGTACCACCGAAACAGTGCCGGTTAACGACCAGCAGTAAAATATCTTTGGTCGGATTGATCGTCAGCACAACAGAAAGTTTCATTCTCGTAGCGAATCCAGTTGCATTTTCACTCCGACGATATTATTGTACCTCCCTTTGCAAGAGGAAACCATGAATCAGAAACTATTTTCGTTGTTTGTTTTGGTATTGCTTGTTGTTGGACAAGGGTATGCACTGCCGCGCTTTTCTGCGACTTATGAGCAGAACTGCTTTCTATGCCACGTCAACCCATCGGGAAGCGGTATCCGCAGCTCCTATGGTTCGACGTTTTATGCAATGTCCGAGCTGGCTATCAGACCGGCGGATTCGATTGATATTGCAAAGTATAAACCGAAAATTGCTCCGGGAATCATGGTTGGCGCCGATGTACGGACGCTCTTCACCGCCGACGATTCGACCAAAGGGAACACCGGTTTGCAAATGGAAGGGGATGTTTCTTTTGTATTCCAACCGAACGATGCGTTGGCGATTGTTGTACAACAAGGATTAAGCGGCGTATCGCAAGTTTACGCGAAACAGAGTTTTCAAATCCTCCACAGTTATGTGAAAGCGGGTCGCTTTCGGCCGGATTACGGTTGGTGGTTGGATGATCATACCGCCTTTACCCGGGCTCCGATGCGGTGGCGGGAACGTTACTTCGATACCGGTATTGAGTTGGGCATCCATCCGGAGCGCTGGTATGCGACCTTTTCGGTGTTGAATGGTTCGGGTACTGCCCAGCGCGACAATAATTCACAGAAAGCGTTACTGGTGTCGGCGCGGTATCGCCCCCGGTTGGGAGCGATCAAACTTGGTATTGGTGCTTCGGCGTATCGCTCATTGGAACCGTTGACTGAACTATCGAACCAAGAGGGAACGCTAACGATATACGGCCCTCACTATTCGCTTGCGTTCGGAAAACTGGTGTTCCTCGGAGAGACTGATTGGAAGTCGGCGAAGGCGAGAGTTGGAAGCGCGAAACGAAATAGTCTCTTCACCACGAACACTCTTTACTATGAGTGGAAACAGGGGATAACGCCGCTTGTCAGTTATGAATTCATGGATGAGGATATCGATGCGAAGAATGGGAGTGTGACCCGCTATGCAGTCGGCGCACAGATTTTTCCGACACCGTTTGTTGAGATATCGCCACAAATTCGCATTATCGAGAATGAGATACCCGGAAGCGATAAAAAACGCGCTACCGAAGCGATTGTTAATCTTCACTTCTTTTATTGAGTTGCATCGTTGCTAATCGCGTGCATGAAAATCGAATTGGATAGCCGGTAAGCCGGTGTAGATGGGGGTAAAACGGATGAAGTACTTCGCATTTTTACTTGTGGCGAGTATGATAGTTATTGGTTGTTCCGATCAAGGGGATTCGCCACAACAACCGGGAAATAGTTTACAGGTAACCGGTTTTTCCGTCATACCACATTATGGGACGGATAGCGTTTGGGTGGAGTTAACTTGGAGTGCGACGCCAAGTGCCGAAAGCTATATGATTCATCGCGGGTACGGGCACGAGATTCCCAACGAAATGCTGGCAAGAGTGACTGCGCTCAGTTACACCGATCTTCAGCTTGATCCGGCAGCGATGTATGGTTATCAAATCATTGCGGAACGTGGACAGGATGTTGGCGAATCGGAAGTAAAGTACATGGCTCCACGCGATACGCTTCATTACTCAAGTGTGGAAGCGGTGTTGAACAACTCTTGCGTTGCCTGTCATAGTGGTGGTTCGCCATTGGGAGGATGGTCGGTGAGTGGATTGAGCGCGGCAGTGACCAATCAATCGCTGAACTCTTACCGGGGATCATCGAATAATCTGGTCGTGAAACCGTTTGAACCACTTACTTCAAACCTTTACCTGCGAGTAATCCATACCAATCAATCGTTACGGATGCCACAAGGTTCCCCCCAACTACCAAACTCTGAAGTAAACCTGATCCGAAACTGGATTTCGCAAGGTGCGCTGGAATAGAAATATAGTCATATTGATTTGAAAACTTACTCGTGTGTGGTATGAAATCTACTTTGTAGCTTCGATCCAAAAACCACTCTTAAAGGGACGTGTTATTGTTCCACCAGCTGTCGTATTAATTCTTTCAAGGCGATTAATTGTCAATCCCGATATTGTAAACATGTCACGAATGGAAGATTCACTCCATTCGTTGACATGGTATTGATACCGCGTATTGGTGATGATCTGAACTAACGATCGAAACGATCTTCCATTTGGTGTCGAGAGAAACAAACGCCCATTCGGTTTCAAAACGCGGGCTAATTCACGAGTGTGGAAAAGTGGATTGTAGAGATGTTCAAAAACTTCAAAACTGGTAACAGTATCAAAGTGATTGTCGGGATACTCTAAAGGTAACAAATCGAAATCGACATCAGACAAGTGTGCTTTTATTTGAAACTTTTCCTGTAGAATCGAAAGAAACTCCGATTCTCCGCCGTCGTCGAACCAATTACCCTTGATGTCAACGTTTGCTAATGTGTACTTAATCCTTGGGTTTCCGCGTGGATCCAACTTCGTCGGTTCACCTTTCATCGAGTCTCCTGTCTGTTTTAACGTTCGCTTTATGATTTGCTACTACTTTACAATTAGAACTTGTAGCAAAACACAAGACGCTTCAAAAAACATTGGAAATATAACTTGAACAAGCTATTCGAGCAAGTGTAGGATTAATGAAGAGAACCGATGTGTAACAAAAAAAACTCAAAAACCGTAATTCTTTGGTAAAACTATCCGATGTGGTTTCTTTTTAGTTACTTGTATGAATTTTTTTTATAAAGGTGTGAATTGTTGTTTATATGAGTGTTTATCGTTAACTTATCTTGAGTATCTTGTGTTCTTTTCGATTTGCACAGTTACCCATACCTTAGGTTCTTTTCGATTGTGCTAACTTGGAGACTTTGATGATGCAAGCAAAGATAATCGACGGTATGTTAAGACCTCGCTCTCGGTTCTTATCCTTACTCCTACTTGTAATTGTCGTTTCAACCTCGTACTCAGAGAACTATTCGCTACAATTTGGTGGGAATGGTTATGTATCAACGCCCTCAACCGGCATACCCTTCGGGGCAAATCCACGTACGGTTGAGTTATGGTTTAAAACGAACGTGGTTCCGGCTACAAATACATCTCTCTTCACACAAGGTGCGAATGTCACGGGCGGTATGTTCAATTTACGCATAACTAATCCGGGGTATCCATCTTTTTGTGGTTGGTCGCGGGATTTTTCTGGCAATATCGTAGTAACCGATAATCAATGGCACCATTTCGCGATGACTTATTCTAATTCGATGGTGCAGCTCTATATTGACGGTGAGTTGAACGCATCTGCCAATTACACACTTAACACCTCCTCTTCGATATCTCAGTTACGAATTGGATGTATGTATACGACCGCTCCACAATATGAATATTTCAACGGTAAAATTGACGAAGTGCGGTTTTGGAATGTCGCTTTAACGCAAGTTCAGATCCAAGCGAATATGAGAAGTCGTTTAAACGGTACCGAAGCGAATCTGGTAGGATACTGGCGACTCGACGAAGGAGTGGGAACCACCACCGCCGATGCTTCCGGGCATGGTTTGACGGGAACATTGGCATCGCCGACTTGGAGTACCGATGTGCCATTTTTCTACTCAGCACTCAGTGTTCGTCCAACTTCGATCAATTTTGACACTGTCACTGTCGGCAATACGGTGCGGGATTCGGTTTGGGTGATTAACCGCGATCCAGTTGCAAGAACACTTACGTTATGTCGAATCACCCGTACTCAATATTCCTTACCAATCGATATTCCCTATACCATTCCATCAATGGATAGTGTTGCAATTCCCATTCTCTTTGCGCCAGATACGATTGGCAGTTTCAACGACTCTTTACGCTTGCAGTTTGATAATGAAGTTGCCTTTCGCATCCCTGTGCAGGGATCGGGTGCTGGAACCGTTTTAACATTGCTGGAACCGATTCCTCCTGACACCTTATGGTTAGGATATACAGTCCCAATTCGCTGGCTCGCTTCCGGTATAACCGGAGTTGTTTGGGTCGAGGTTAATCGCAGCTATCCCACCGGTGAGTGGGAGATGCTTTCGGGAATCATGAATGCCAGCGTTAGGCAGTATTTATGGATTGTTAACGGCGAGGCGAGCGATTCCGTTCGGTTTCGGGTTACTTCAGCTTCCTCCGGATTAACCACAATAACCTCTGGGAATCTTTCCATCAGGCGAAAATCACTCACTTTGTTGGATCACCATGGTACGGTACCACTGTTTATCGGTTCGCTGGATACGATCCGGTGGTCGCACTGTGGTGCTGGCGCAACCATCGGCATTGCAATAGCAAGGAATGGTATCGGCGGGGAATATGAGTCATTGTCTGATTCGATACCGACAGAGCAAGGGTATTTCCCATGGACAGTAACGGGCCCGACAACGACGGAAGCCCGCTTTGTGTTGTATTCGGTAACATACACCGAGTTGGTCGATACCAGTGAATCTGCCGTTACGATTTCGAGTGCGTTGCTTGAGTATTCTCCCAATGCTATTGCCTTTGGCGATACCCGTATTCACTCTGCCCGTAACCAAATCATCACATTCCATAACCGGAGCAGTGTTCCCATTGCAATGCAAGGGGTGACTGGTGGGGTCGC
It includes:
- a CDS encoding choice-of-anchor D domain-containing protein; this translates as MMQAKIIDGMLRPRSRFLSLLLLVIVVSTSYSENYSLQFGGNGYVSTPSTGIPFGANPRTVELWFKTNVVPATNTSLFTQGANVTGGMFNLRITNPGYPSFCGWSRDFSGNIVVTDNQWHHFAMTYSNSMVQLYIDGELNASANYTLNTSSSISQLRIGCMYTTAPQYEYFNGKIDEVRFWNVALTQVQIQANMRSRLNGTEANLVGYWRLDEGVGTTTADASGHGLTGTLASPTWSTDVPFFYSALSVRPTSINFDTVTVGNTVRDSVWVINRDPVARTLTLCRITRTQYSLPIDIPYTIPSMDSVAIPILFAPDTIGSFNDSLRLQFDNEVAFRIPVQGSGAGTVLTLLEPIPPDTLWLGYTVPIRWLASGITGVVWVEVNRSYPTGEWEMLSGIMNASVRQYLWIVNGEASDSVRFRVTSASSGLTTITSGNLSIRRKSLTLLDHHGTVPLFIGSLDTIRWSHCGAGATIGIAIARNGIGGEYESLSDSIPTEQGYFPWTVTGPTTTEARFVLYSVTYTELVDTSESAVTISSALLEYSPNAIAFGDTRIHSARNQIITFHNRSSVPIAMQGVTGGVANGFGRSWLNLPPDNMIPAGDSVQLNVQFVPDTMGLFRDTIRVGFQLPFPTAMIPVSGFGYGCYAELSDSILYFGNVLEPTRIDSMKTWLKCIGGNRALTDVRFLLTNPAYSIYPFDLSDIAVGDSAQFTVYFQPNTVGTYSGRVLITSNAVNYDTMRVYLTGFSEYYPATPSNLDISINGENALLQWDRVDTSISGAPITVDRYIVFFRSVGNGPWYYLGSTLGANTLTFQHDRVVRHSPAMYYEIRAWLDHENDSDFWNTLPMGTRIDEDVMFRRIR
- a CDS encoding class I SAM-dependent methyltransferase; the protein is MKGEPTKLDPRGNPRIKYTLANVDIKGNWFDDGGESEFLSILQEKFQIKAHLSDVDFDLLPLEYPDNHFDTVTSFEVFEHLYNPLFHTRELARVLKPNGRLFLSTPNGRSFRSLVQIITNTRYQYHVNEWSESSIRDMFTISGLTINRLERINTTAGGTITRPFKSGFWIEATK
- a CDS encoding response regulator, with amino-acid sequence MTPDLEPLSEAYRSRVLVVDDDRHIAEFISMFLTYKGYDVSVAYSGVEALAKAKEWRPHLMLLDIVMPEMDGMETLRQLREFDEDVCVMMVTGVDDLEMGRRALMLGAVDYITKPLDLDYLEQSVLVKMKALLNDI